In Homo sapiens chromosome 11, GRCh38.p14 Primary Assembly, one DNA window encodes the following:
- the SCN3B gene encoding sodium channel regulatory subunit beta-3 isoform X1, whose product MPAFNRLFPLASLVLIYWVSVCFPVCVEVPSETEAVQGNPMKLRCISCMKREEVEATTVVEWFYRPEGGKDFLIYEYRNGHQEVESPFQGRLQWNGSKDLQDVSITVLNVTLNDSGLYTCNVSREFEFEAHRPFVKTTRLIPLRVTEEAGEDFTSVVSEIMMYILLVFLTLWLLIEMIYCYRKVSKAEEAAQENASDYLAIPSENKENSAVPVEE is encoded by the exons ATGCCTGCCTTCAATAGATTGTTTCCCCTGGCTTCTCTCGTGCTTATCTACTGGG TCAGTGTCTGCTTCCCTGTGTGTGTGGAAGTGCCCTCGGAGACGGAGGCCGTGCAGGGCAACCCCATGAAGCTGCGCTGCATCTCCTGCATGAAGAGAGAGGAGGTGGAGGCCACCACGGTGGTGGAATGGTTCTACAGGCCCGAGGGCGGTAAAGATTTCCTT ATTTACGAGTATCGGAATGGCCACCAGGAGGTGGAGAGCCCCTTTCAGGGGCGCCTGCAGTGGAATGGCAGCAAGGACCTGCAGGACGTGTCCATCACTGTGCTCAACGTCACTCTGAACGACTCTGGCCTCTACACCTGCAATGTGTCCCGGGAGTTTGAGTTTGAGGCGCATCGGCCCTTTGTGAAGACGACGCGGCTGATCCCCCTAAGAGTCACCGAGgagg cTGGAGAGGACTTCACCTCTGTGGTCTCAGAAATCATGATGTACATCCTTCTGGTCTTCCTCACCTTGTGGCTGCTCATCGAGATGATATATTGCTACAGAAAGGTCTCAAAAGCCGAAGAGGCAGCCCAAGAAAACGC GTCTGACTACCTTGCCATCCCATCTGAGAACAAGGAGAACTCTGCGGTACCAGTGGAGGAATAG